The sequence AACTTGGGAGAAGTAGACACACTCACTTTGGATGAAGTGCTCACCAAAGTCGTGGTATTGCCAGATGAATGGCAGCTCGGTAGCCGAATGTTGATGGATATTGGGTTCGCTCAGCAACTGCTTAACAAGCAAGGGCAACTGAGCTATATCGCTATTTTTGACACTAAGAGCGACACGAACAGCAATACTCAGGATAAATGGCAAAGCCTTATTGGCAAGCAAGGGCAATGGATACCCAACAACCAAAGCACGGATCTCGGTTCAATTACCGATAGCTTTCACCTTAACCTCACCGCCATGAGTTTGTTAGCGTTTTTGGTTGGCCTGTTCATCGCTTACAATGGTGTGAAGTACAGTTTGCTGAAACGTAATCGACTGTTGGTGCAAATCCAACAAGCCGGGATTGCACCAAGCATCGTATTTTCAGCTCTGTTAGTCGAGCTGATTCTTTTAGTCACACTGGGCGCTTCGCTTGGATTCATTCTCGGTATTCAACTCAGCCATTGGCTGCATCCCACCGTCGCGATAACGCTTGAGCAACTTTATGGTGCAACACTGCTGCCCGGCACATGGCAGTGGCAATGGTTAGTGCAGGCACTATTACTCACGTTGGCCGCAACGCTTATTGCTTGTTGGCAGCACTTTAAACAGCGGGTGCGACAACCACTCTCCTCCCATGGCGGTTTCTATCAAGCGCCGGAAACGTCTAACGAAAATCAGCTGTTTGTCATCGGGGCAGTATTAACCATTCTCGCGTTAGCAGGGTTATGGCTGAGCGAACACCATCGGTTCACTATGGCCTGGCTCGGTGTGTTAGTGGTGTCGATTCCCTTGTATCTACCGAAAACCCTAAGTGTGCTAGCGAGTTGGAGCGAAAAGCGCGCCCAATCAGGCTTAATACAATATCTGTTTGCTGAACTGCGTGAGCTGATCTCCCCTCTTTCCCTTGCCATGATGGCGCTGCTTCTTGCTGTTACCGCCAATATGGGAATGAATACCTTAGTCGGCAGTTTTGAATCCACGTTAAAGCAATGGCTTGAACAGCGCTTACATGCCGATATTTACGTTAGCCCTGCCCAAGGTGAAATCGCGAATGTAGAGCGCGCGTTAGAGCAGTTTGAAAATGTTGGAACCGTTTATAAGCAATATTATGTCGACGATAACTTGCAGGGCTTACCTACTTTGCTCGGCACTAAAGACAAAGACACACTTGAGCAAACCATGGTGTTCCAATCCCACGTTGATGATTTCTGGACGCGCTTTTACCAAGGTGAATTCGTGGCGATCAGCGAACCTACAGCGGTGAAGCTCGGCTTGTCCCTTGGAAGCCTACTAAAGCTCGACGCGATCCAAGACAAAACACTCATCGTCGGGGCGATTTTCCACGATTACGGCTCACCGAATGGCGAAGTGTTGCTTGCACCTGATTTATGGCTTGAAAGCGGCTTTACTGACCTACCCACTAGCTTGGGGATCAAAGTCTCTGGCGACCCACAAGTGATGTACGAACAACTACGCCAACAACTCAATTTGCACCCTAGCCAGCTTTACGATCAAGCGCAGATCAAATCGATCGCTTTAGATATATTCTCACAAACTTTTGCCATCACTCGGGCGCTTAATGGCGTCACATTAATGGTGGCGGTGATTGGGTTGTTCTGCGCCTGTTTCATGTTGCTCGACGCACGCAAAGCCGCTATTGCAAGGTTGTATGCACTCGGTGTTAGTCAGCGAAAACTGATGGCGATGGTGGTCGGGCAAATCATAGTTCTGGTCACCTTTACTCTGATTATCGCCTTACCACTCGGTGCGATGGTGGGCTACGTGTTAACAGACATCGTTACCCTGCGTGCATTCGGTTGGAGCTTAAATTACCAGTGGAATTGGAGCGATGCGCTCAGCATTTCCTTCATCACGATTGTTGTAGCTGTGATTGCGACACTCATCCCCCTATGGCGCTTGGTCAGTAAACCTGTGGTATCTAGCTTACAAAGTGAGGTATTGTGATGAACATTGATATGAAGAGTAAATTAATCAAACTGTCTGTTCTCTTACTTAGCCTACTGTCTCTATGGGGTTGTGACAAAGCCGATCCAAATTCCGCTCAAAACATGGGTTCAATACTTGGAGGTAACAGTGAGCAAAAACAGAATGATCAATTCACTCCCGTAGTTAGAGGCGTAGACATCACTTTCCCTGCAGACCACCAAGCGCACCCGAGCTTTCGCCATGAATGGTGGTACTTAACCGCTAACCTCACTGATGAAAATGGCAATGAACTGGGCGTGCAATGGACACAGTTCCGCTTTGCCGCAGCGCCAGAAGATAACGCCGAACAAAGCAAGCTAACCGCATGGCAAAGCCACCAGATCTATATGGCGCATAGTGCTGTCACCACCGAAGACAAACATTATGCCGATGAAAAATGGTCGCGCGATCAAGCAGAATTGGCGGGAGTTGATGCTTCACCATTTCGAGTCTATCTTGATGACTGGCAGTGGAACTCATCAAGCAATGATCTATTCCCTGCCACGTTGAACGCAAACTCAGAACAGTTTGGCTACTCGTTGACACTCACCAGCGACACTCCCTATCAAAAACAGGGTGAACAAGGCTACAGCACCAAAAGTAGCGACGGAAAAGTGGCTTCCTATTACTACAGCCAACCATTTATCGATGTATCGGGTAACGTGACGATTGATGGCGTGACCCATCAGGTTTCTGGAAAAGGCTGGATAGACAGAGAATGGAGCTCGCAGTTCTTACTCGACTCGCAACAAGGTTGGGATTGGTTTGCGCTAAGGCTGAGTGATGAAACCAGCTTGGTGGTGTTTCAACTTCGCAACTCAACAACAGGCAAAGCCAGTTACTCCCATGCGAGGTTGATGAATCAAGATGGCTCCGGCATCACGATTAAGCAGCAAGACATCAGCTTAAGCGCCATCAAGCAAACGGAAATCGATGGGCGTGACTACCCAACAGAGTGGCAAGTTTCGATTCCAACGCAACAAATCGAACTGACCGTCTCAGCACTCAATCCTAATTCCAAAATGCCGCTGTCAGTTCCCTATTGGGAAGGGCCAATTAAGATCAAAGGTTCTCATTCCGGCTCTGGCTATATGGAATTGACGGGATATTAAGTCGTGTATTAATAAAGGTGGAATCTAACAACAAATACATCGCGATAGCCATGAACTAAACCATTTCAACCAAAGCTTCCACAGCGAAGGCTTTTTGCATTCTCAACGTTCTATTTACCTTAACGCCTGTTGAAAAATATCTAATTTAACCAAACTATGAGCTCCCCTAAAATACCAATCAAATGCTTATGGGAGATAGAACATGATTAGCTCAGTACACAATGACGAACTCAACAGATACATAGAGAAACTCGACTTAAACCTTACAAAGGCTCAGGTTAGTGAACTTGGTTGGCAGCAAAGTAATGAAGAGGTAGGAAAAGAAAAAACAGTATCGGGCTCGTGGTTTTTCTTTTCTTTCTTTGGCTTATGTACGTCTGCATGTCTTGCACTGCTGATGTATATCTCATGAAGATAAACAGAACAATGACCACGTATAACCAGCATGGAACGTTCAATTGGTTCGAGGTCGACGGAGAAACGTACATACTGTTCAAGGTCGGCAGCAACAGCGCTCTATTAAACCAACACTATGAGGATGTCACCGAACAACAGAGCGAAATATATGGGCTATTAGGGGCGATTCCATAAGCTCATACTGCACATATTCACTTATGGTGTATCTATTCACTTATGGTGTATCTATTCACTTATGAGCTACCTAATCACTAACTAGTTGAAAAATAATTTCTTTTAGAAACAACAACGAGCTACAACAAACGGTTTTTATACTGTTCCGGCGTTTGGTTCGCGTAACGTTTGAACATGGTGATAAATGGGCTTGCTTGGTTATAGCCCAATGTAAGAGCGACCTCTTTGACCGATTGGCCGTTTCTTAACAAGTCCATCGAGTACAGATAGCGGACACGCAATCGCCACTCTGTAAAGCTCATTCCAAGCTCCGTCTGGCAGTGGCGAGAAAGAGTTCTTTCCGTGGTGTGAACACGTTCAGCCCAATCTTTCAGCGTCACTTCGTCTGTTGGGTTTTCTTCAACAGATGCCAATATAGGCGCTAGGTACTTATTGTCGGTCGAAGGTAAAAAGTGGTGTTCAACCTCACGTTGCGCAAGTTGGTCAAGCAGTACCTGGACAAGCCTTTGATCTTGTTCTGTTTCCGCAACATTTATTCCACGCTCGCGAAAGTCATCGATGATCGAAGACACAATCGGCGTGATCTTTATAAGACTGGTTTTTTCTGGCAGATGTTGCGTTAGCTCTGGGGCGATATTTAGCGAACAGTAGTCCAAAGGCTTACGGTTATAACTGCAATGCATCACCCCGGCCGGTACCCAAATCGCCAAATGTGGTGGCGCTAGAAATCGGGTGCTTTCCGCTTCCATCTCTAATATACCGCCACTGATCAACTGGACCTGTCCCCATGAGTGGCTATGAACTCGAGTTTCAGTGTTCGAAAGAAACGCTTCAAAATTCATAAATACGTTGGATGGTGCCTTATCAATTGATAAGGATGGATGAAGGTTTCTGGACTGTTTTTTCAAACTTGTCTTCCTATCGCGCCTGATGTCTTTCTAAAGATACTTGTAAGTATAACGACCTGTCAAACTAGCCGCATCAACTCATTTGCGACGGAATTCACATGCATTATCTCTTACCATTTTTTACAGTCTGTATCTGGGGCGCCAATGCAATCGTCAACAAGCTTGCTGCAAGCACCATAGAACCTAGCGCGATGAGTTTTTACCGCTGGTTTTTTGCGATGTTAATTCTCACGCCTTTCTGTATTCGCCCGGTGATGAAGCAGTGGGCTGTCATTAAGCCAAACCTATCGAAATTAGCGTTCCTCGGCTTTTTGGGCATGGTGTTGAACCAATCTCTAGGTTACTACGCAGGCTTAACCACAACCGCTTCAAACATGGCATTGATCACGTCTTTAGTCCCGTTGATCAGTGTATTTCTGAGCGTTCCTTTGTTGCATAAGTCCATTTCTAGTTTGAGTATTGTGGGTGGTGTGTTGTCACTGTCAGGCTTAGCTCTGATGTTAGGTAAAGGCGATCCTTTGTTCTTCATCCATCAAGAATTGACCCAAGGCGATGGCTATATGCTGATTGCGGCCTTTGTTTATGCTTCTTACTGTGTGCTCTTGAAACGCTGGAAAATGCCAATCAGTAGCTGGGTGGTGATTTACATTCAGGGTCTGTTTGCTGTCGCGATGCTTACGCCACTTTGGCTTACCAGCGAACAACTTTTACCACCGCAACAAGCGATCCCATTGATTGCTTACGCCGCAGTTGCCGCTTCGATTTTAGCACCTTGGATGTGGGTGAAAGCGATTGACACCATTGGTGCTGACTCAAGCGCGATGTTCATGAACTTGCTTCCGGTTGTTGCGATCGTATTAGCTGCGACATGGCTTGGCGAAGAAATTAACCAGTTCCACATCATTGGCGGTGTGATGGTGATTTCAGGTGTCATTCTTGCTCAAATTAAAAGAAAACCAAGGCTTGAGGCTCCTCTCCCTCAACAAAGCTAAACGCATCATCCAACGCTCACTTTAGGGCAAATATTCAAACTCACTTTTCTTACTGTGCCTACTCCGAAGTAGGCACTGTTGTTTTATTCACAAGTCTTTCAAATGCTTTTAATACGCGTTCATTGTGGTTGCAACATGTTACCGACTCAGGTTTAATGCATTGAGTACTGTTTAAGTTGTAAAAGGAATTACAATGACTCAACCAACGATCCCTGTGATCATCTCGTCTCTACTTGCTTTGTCATCTGCTTCAAGCTTTGCTGCCACTGCTCCTGCTCCTGCTAATACTAATGCACCATTAGCTGAAGAACTATTAGCTGAGGAACAACATTTTGTACGCGGCAACGGTGCAGAGCCCAACACACTAGATCCTAGCTTCGTAAATTCAGGCATGCCCGGTGACATCATCGTCAATGATATGTTTGAAGGCTTTGTGATTGAGAACAGTGACGGGCAAATCATCCCAGGGCAAGCCAAAGAGTGGTCTATCAGCAAAGACGGCAAAACCGTGACGTTTGTATTGAAAGAGAACCTCAAATGGTCAAATGGCGATCCAGTCACAGCGTCTGATTTTGTGTTTGGTTGGCAGCGCGCGGTGTCTCCGAAAACAGGTAATAACACGGGTTTTGTTTTTTCTACGGCTAACATAGTGAACGCTAGCGAGATTCTATCAGGAGATAGAGATCCCTCTAAGCTTGGCATCAAAGCATTAGATGAGCGCACGGTTGAGATTTCACTTTCAAAACCTACGCCCTACTTTATGAGTTTAATGAGCATCAAGACCTTTTTCCCTTTGCCTGCTGAGTTGGTTCAAGAGAAAGGCGACCAATGGACTCGCGCAGAAAATATCGCGACCAACGGTGCTTACACTTTGAGTAAATGGGTGCCCAACGAATACGTTGAAGTCGAGAGGAATCCAAATTATTGGGATAACACATCGACAATCATCAACAAGGTGACCTATTTGGGCTTATCATCTCAAAATGCTGAGCTTATCCGTTATCAAGCGGGTGAAATTGATATGACCAATCGCGTTCAGCTTGAGTACTACCAGAAATTAATCCAAGAAAGCCCTGAGCAGATCAAAGCGCAAGCTCTACTAGGCTCTTACGTCTATTCATTCAATACACGTCAAGCGCCGTTTGATGACGTCAGAGTACGCCAAGCACTGAGCATGGCCGTCAATCGTGAGATTCTGGTCGAGAAAGTTACAGGTCAAGGTGAGCCAGAAGCATACAGCGTGACGCCGAATAATATTCCTGACTACACAGCGCCTTTATCCGAATTCAATTCTCTAGACAGCGAGCAGCGTTTAACCAAAGCCAAAGCTCTACTTGAAGAAGCGGGATACAACGAAAACAAGCCTCTCAAGTTTACCCTTACGTACAACACCAGTGAGAATCATAAAAAGATAGCGATCGCGATTGCATCGATGTGGAAGCCACTTGGCGTAAAAATTGAGTTGGAGAACATGGAATGGAAAGCCTATGTTGCAGCGAAAGGGAGTGGCGACTATCAGCTGGCTCGCTCATGGGCATTTGGTGACTATCCAGAGCCTTCTGCACTGTTAGAAGCCTTCACTTGTGACCACACAGCAAATGAGAGTGGCTACTGTAATCCAGATTATGATGAGCTCTTACAGCAAGCGAGTAAAACGGAAGATCAGTCTAAACGCTTTGCTTTATATCAGCATGCTGAGTCGTTACTCAACGATTCTGCAGCAGTTATGCCTTTATATCATTACAACCACACACGATTAGTGCGAAATACACTAAAGGGCTTCCCAAACAATAATCCGAAAGGAAATATCTACGCGAAGGATCTATACTTTGTAAAACAGTAAAAGTGAGCTGATAAGAAAACAATAATAGCTACCACTTTAGTAGTAACTAAGATACAGTCACTTTAACTAAACCAAATCAACAGCGGTTAGTTGGCTAACACAAAAAAGGTACCGACATGAGTACCACACGGCTTAGAAACACCTAGCATTGCGCTAGGTGTTTTTTTTGTAATCGACCTATCTAGTGACTTAATCAGTATTTCTAATCTTTTGCTTGCTATGACTTCATCCATGTTTGCCATTCGCCTCATACACCTTTAAACACCGATATTCATCAACTGATCATCTGTTTGAAAAAAATTGTCTTAACCGTGAGATTATCCGCTTTAACTTATGTCATCTTAAGTATATTGTTATTAGTAAGTAACAAGCATGTTATGCAGCAAAATAATAATGAAGGAAGATAGATGAGCAGTAGCAATAGCCGACAAGATGGCAAACGAGACGTTACTCTGCGTTTTTTAGCTGAACCCGGGGATGTGAACTTTGGTGGTAAAGTTCATGGTGGGGCAGCAATGAAGTGGATCGATTTAGCAGCCTACGCTTGTTCCGCAGGGTGGAGCGGTAAATACTGTATAACAGCTTATGCAGGCGGAATTCGATTCGTTGCTCCAATTCACGTAGGCAACCTTGTGGAAGTAAGTGCAAAGGTCATCTATACAGGTTCATCTTCAATGCATATCGCTATCGACGTGCAAGCCAGCGACCCTAAAGAGCTCAATAACCGCCTAACAACTCACTGTATCGTTATTATGGTCGCTGTCGATGAGAATGGTAACCCGACTAAAGTGCCAGAGTGGATACCAGAGACGCCAGAAGACATCGAATTACGAGATTCGGCTATTCGCTTAATGAACATGCGAAAACAGATTGGTGAAGAGATGGAAGCTCACGTGAAGTACCTTAAGTAAGGTCCACCAGCTCCTCCCCTACAAACCCTATTACAATGCCAAGCACCTGCTTGGCATTGATCTATTTGATACCTTCGTGCTCTACACAGCCAAATCCGCTGCACACCCAATACAGACAATAAGAGCGTGATACCCAGCCAAAGGTGGCAATGAATCGGTATTTGTTCACTGATTTATTTTGACTGTAATAAAGTCGTCATTTTGCTCTGATTAAATACCGCCAATCATAATGGATGTACTTAAATTTCCCGGAGCCACACTTGAGCGTCACACGCCCCACTCTTAGCGAATCTACACTGAACAATTTGAAGGCTGTTGAGTATCAATGGGTTAGAACTTTGTACGTCGAAGGCTACGACAGCAATGAAATCAACCACTATATCCAGACGTGCTTCGGCGGCGACCCAACGTTTGCGGATCTGTTTCGTCGTGTCGCACTCGATCAAGAGAGCATCTATGTATTACTGCAGCATTTAGGTTGCGCACCTTCGAGCAAAGAGTTCTAGCAGCTAGAACTCATTATCCACATTCTGTAGCTACCCATTCTATGTTCATCCAGCCCGGCGTTTTGATCATTAGCTCTCAACTATAACTCCAGTGTAGTTTCATAACCCTGAGTTATAACCATTTAAAACTCACAGCCACATCCCGTTTCTATATGCACTTTCTGTGCAA is a genomic window of Vibrio crassostreae containing:
- a CDS encoding AraC family transcriptional regulator, with product MKKQSRNLHPSLSIDKAPSNVFMNFEAFLSNTETRVHSHSWGQVQLISGGILEMEAESTRFLAPPHLAIWVPAGVMHCSYNRKPLDYCSLNIAPELTQHLPEKTSLIKITPIVSSIIDDFRERGINVAETEQDQRLVQVLLDQLAQREVEHHFLPSTDNKYLAPILASVEENPTDEVTLKDWAERVHTTERTLSRHCQTELGMSFTEWRLRVRYLYSMDLLRNGQSVKEVALTLGYNQASPFITMFKRYANQTPEQYKNRLL
- a CDS encoding DMT family transporter, which gives rise to MHYLLPFFTVCIWGANAIVNKLAASTIEPSAMSFYRWFFAMLILTPFCIRPVMKQWAVIKPNLSKLAFLGFLGMVLNQSLGYYAGLTTTASNMALITSLVPLISVFLSVPLLHKSISSLSIVGGVLSLSGLALMLGKGDPLFFIHQELTQGDGYMLIAAFVYASYCVLLKRWKMPISSWVVIYIQGLFAVAMLTPLWLTSEQLLPPQQAIPLIAYAAVAASILAPWMWVKAIDTIGADSSAMFMNLLPVVAIVLAATWLGEEINQFHIIGGVMVISGVILAQIKRKPRLEAPLPQQS
- a CDS encoding ABC transporter permease, which gives rise to MKQTGFAQNQLTHTKLTLNLFAAHYRQSPLQAAAILIGIVLAVTLFVAVQAINLNAKRSYAESTEQLSAQAQNLIIPPAGQNYLSESLYFNLRQSGLSTALPVIEGRVRDEQGRRWSVQGSELIAALTSRARHSRIDEKSNTQTKEPNISLFDNALPLPQLLSGEPIVMMSQSQHQNLGEVDTLTLDEVLTKVVVLPDEWQLGSRMLMDIGFAQQLLNKQGQLSYIAIFDTKSDTNSNTQDKWQSLIGKQGQWIPNNQSTDLGSITDSFHLNLTAMSLLAFLVGLFIAYNGVKYSLLKRNRLLVQIQQAGIAPSIVFSALLVELILLVTLGASLGFILGIQLSHWLHPTVAITLEQLYGATLLPGTWQWQWLVQALLLTLAATLIACWQHFKQRVRQPLSSHGGFYQAPETSNENQLFVIGAVLTILALAGLWLSEHHRFTMAWLGVLVVSIPLYLPKTLSVLASWSEKRAQSGLIQYLFAELRELISPLSLAMMALLLAVTANMGMNTLVGSFESTLKQWLEQRLHADIYVSPAQGEIANVERALEQFENVGTVYKQYYVDDNLQGLPTLLGTKDKDTLEQTMVFQSHVDDFWTRFYQGEFVAISEPTAVKLGLSLGSLLKLDAIQDKTLIVGAIFHDYGSPNGEVLLAPDLWLESGFTDLPTSLGIKVSGDPQVMYEQLRQQLNLHPSQLYDQAQIKSIALDIFSQTFAITRALNGVTLMVAVIGLFCACFMLLDARKAAIARLYALGVSQRKLMAMVVGQIIVLVTFTLIIALPLGAMVGYVLTDIVTLRAFGWSLNYQWNWSDALSISFITIVVAVIATLIPLWRLVSKPVVSSLQSEVL
- a CDS encoding acyl-CoA thioesterase, encoding MSSSNSRQDGKRDVTLRFLAEPGDVNFGGKVHGGAAMKWIDLAAYACSAGWSGKYCITAYAGGIRFVAPIHVGNLVEVSAKVIYTGSSSMHIAIDVQASDPKELNNRLTTHCIVIMVAVDENGNPTKVPEWIPETPEDIELRDSAIRLMNMRKQIGEEMEAHVKYLK
- a CDS encoding peptide ABC transporter substrate-binding protein, coding for MTQPTIPVIISSLLALSSASSFAATAPAPANTNAPLAEELLAEEQHFVRGNGAEPNTLDPSFVNSGMPGDIIVNDMFEGFVIENSDGQIIPGQAKEWSISKDGKTVTFVLKENLKWSNGDPVTASDFVFGWQRAVSPKTGNNTGFVFSTANIVNASEILSGDRDPSKLGIKALDERTVEISLSKPTPYFMSLMSIKTFFPLPAELVQEKGDQWTRAENIATNGAYTLSKWVPNEYVEVERNPNYWDNTSTIINKVTYLGLSSQNAELIRYQAGEIDMTNRVQLEYYQKLIQESPEQIKAQALLGSYVYSFNTRQAPFDDVRVRQALSMAVNREILVEKVTGQGEPEAYSVTPNNIPDYTAPLSEFNSLDSEQRLTKAKALLEEAGYNENKPLKFTLTYNTSENHKKIAIAIASMWKPLGVKIELENMEWKAYVAAKGSGDYQLARSWAFGDYPEPSALLEAFTCDHTANESGYCNPDYDELLQQASKTEDQSKRFALYQHAESLLNDSAAVMPLYHYNHTRLVRNTLKGFPNNNPKGNIYAKDLYFVKQ
- a CDS encoding lipocalin-like domain-containing protein, whose protein sequence is MNIDMKSKLIKLSVLLLSLLSLWGCDKADPNSAQNMGSILGGNSEQKQNDQFTPVVRGVDITFPADHQAHPSFRHEWWYLTANLTDENGNELGVQWTQFRFAAAPEDNAEQSKLTAWQSHQIYMAHSAVTTEDKHYADEKWSRDQAELAGVDASPFRVYLDDWQWNSSSNDLFPATLNANSEQFGYSLTLTSDTPYQKQGEQGYSTKSSDGKVASYYYSQPFIDVSGNVTIDGVTHQVSGKGWIDREWSSQFLLDSQQGWDWFALRLSDETSLVVFQLRNSTTGKASYSHARLMNQDGSGITIKQQDISLSAIKQTEIDGRDYPTEWQVSIPTQQIELTVSALNPNSKMPLSVPYWEGPIKIKGSHSGSGYMELTGY